The Verrucomicrobiota bacterium sequence TATAACTGCCTTCATTCGTGTTATCGAAGCCCGAAAAAGCACAAAGGGCATCAGAACCAGAGTCAGAATCTAAAAGCTTTAGCAAAACATGATCGGTAGGATCTAAACCCAGATCTCTTTCTGGTTCAGATGTGCCAGTGTGCAAAAAACCAAATCTTGTAACTCTGGGGTCAGGAAAAAAAGAATATAACCTGGCGATACCATTCTTACTGAAATCCTGCTGGTTGTTACTATTGTGATTTAGCTCTTTTGATACCCTGGGAATGTAAGAACTATAGTTACCTCCGATTTCAGTGATCGTTTGCACTGGCAGCCAACTTCCTTTTACTAGCTTTTCGAGTTGAATATGATATTGCTCGGCATCTATGTACAATCTATGATTGTCAAAATTGGTGTTATCTGGTACCTGGTAATTACTCAATTCAAACTTTCCTTTATAAAAACCAAATACGTTTGAACCATCTTCTTCGTAGTAGTCATCATTGCCATTTGCATCATCAGAAAATGAGCTTGCGTCACTTCTTATCAGAAACCTCGGATCGGCAAAGTCTCCATCAAGAACAGTAAAGTTAATAAAATCGGTAACAGGGCTATCAGGACCCTGTCCAGCACCTGCAGCACCATTTCGAATATGTGCGCCGTTGCTCCAGCTTTCTGGAGTAAATTTGACTTGTATAAACTGGTCATAGAATTCAGCACTTTTGAATAAGCCATGAAATTTTAATCGGTATTCGCCGCCCTGAGATTGAGAGGCATTGCGGTGCGGGTTCCACAGATTAAAGGTCCAATGAAAGGTTGCTGAACTGTTGACCGGTAACTGATATGTAGCTGATCCATCAGAATCACCCACTATACTAGGATGTGTCACACTGTCGTAAACGACTCCCCCAATTTGATCATCAAGACGAATGGTCGTGTGGTGTCCCAGAGCAAAGAGATATGGTATGTTCTCGATCCCTGCCAAGTCGTGGTCAATGGCAAAACCAGAGCCTGATGGTCCTTCAGGATTTGAAGTAATATCATTGCGAGCTATGACTGTGGGATCGCTGTCTTCATCATATTGGTCAATAATATTTAAACCAATTTGCCAAATGTGACGTGATAGCTCACGGGCAATAGAATCTGTATCAAGAAAAGAATTTAGATGTCTAAAGGTAGAATTATTATTAAATATATTTTCAAGCACTTGGTTTTCATCTTGAGCAATCTGTCCCAGTGAATCAGGCCAGATACCAGCTTGAAGCACTTCAAAGAAGTTGGGTTCGCGTCCCTCCTCGGCAATCTCTTGAAAAGCTAGCAGCCTCTCGCGACTCCTTAATCCATCTTCATCAGGGCTAAAACTACTGTCTTCTACTACAGCTTCTTCGTCATAAGTCCACTTAAGTCCCTCTGGCTCCAAACCAAAGTAATCCTTTATTTTTGCAAGACGCTCTTCTTGGCTCATACTCTGACTCAAGTCACTTTCTTCATTAAACAGAGCAATCATCGTGAGTGGGAAACGGCTCTTTAATAATAATTCCCCTACTTGTGCTTCAGTTCCATCTCTTCTCGTAAAGGGCTTTGTCACCCTTGCGTCATTAGGAGAAGTATGAATCTCCTCTGGACTCGCTGCAGGGGTGTTAACAGGCTTCCAATCGGGACTATTTACTGCCGTGCTAAAGGTATTGACATGCGTCAAAAACTCTTCAGGGTCTCCACCGCTAAACTGATTTCTAGCCGTCTCTGAATAGGCATAATAAATGAGGTCTGTGCGATCTAGGAATCTATTTGTTACATACCCTTCTGAAGTAGGAGGTGCTACCTGATATCCATAGCGTTGGCCATAATTCGTAATATAGTCATCATATTTAGCGAGGTCGGATGCCCACTTCCAATTAAAGAGACTGATGGGGTCATCTGATTCTCCTATATAACCTGGCAATGGATTGTTATAAAGGTCTAACCAGGCTAGGCTTCCCTTTCGCTTTGATTTTGCCTGTAGGTCCTCTGGTAAATTTCCCGGAGCACCCACTACATTGATATTGATAAGACCAGAGGTGTCATATACTCGGTACGCATAACGCCCCAAGACATAGCCATGATTGAGCCTATCCCCTAATACACTTTTCAATAACCTTTCGGAAAATTTATCGAGTTGAACTGGACCATTTCGATCAACATAAATCCAATCAGGATACCCGTCTGCTAAAGTTTGCTGATTTTGAGCAGTTGTCAGTAATCTCGCCGTGTTCCAAGCTTGCGCTGAAAGCCTTCGATTGTTAAGCGAAGGATCATCTGTGCTTACAGTGCTTGCTAAACTTACATTGCTTCCTTCAAAAAACTCTACTCCTCTTCGGCTCGTTTTTAGTAAGTTTAAAATATTCGAACGAGCCATTTGCAGGGCGTGAGCATCTCGCTGTGGAGAGTAATCTTTGTCTTCTTTCGGTGTATAAAAAGCCCTTTCTGATATAGAGTCGGATGAACTTGTCACAGAGTTCTGTTCAATCTCATAGAGGGTTTCGGATATCACCTGATTTAGAGCATCTTGAGCCAATAAATCCACCATCAGCGATTTAGAATAGTGAGTAGTCGCGGCCAGATCAGTTCGGGCCGTGCTCACAAATGCCACTAGCATGATAGCTGCTAAGGCGATTAAAAATAGCACTCCCACCAAGGCAATTCCAGCTTTGGTAGACTTACCACCTTGAATTTTTTGGTAAAATCTTCTGAGCTTGTCCCATCTTCCTGATGGCTTTTCGCGTTCCTCTTGATCCTTCATAAAGCCCCGTTTTCAATTTTATGAATTAAATGATTCTTTTCGGATATCGGACTTTAAAAGATTAACTTTAGCTTTTGCCACTGCAGATTAGCTCCTGTAAGCCTTGCACTACAAAGAATAGAAGAATCGACTAAGATGTATCCAAATCTAATATTTCCGGCAGATTCCATGTTTCTCGGAGCCAAGATCTTGCGTATACCCCCGCCCTACGCGATTAAATGGCTCTATCTTGCTTGGAATCAAGCTGTTATGGAGATTTTCAATGGGCTAATAAATCATTCGGAGTAAAATCGAATGATAGGTTGTAAGACTGAAACTGTTCCGTTACAACCATAGTAGTTTGCTTATATTCAGATAAAGCCATACAAGAGTAAAAGAACACCAAGCTAAATGATCGAAAATGGAGATTTAAAGAATGAATAAAAAATTTAAATCAGGGGGGATCCTTCCAGCCTATACTTTTAAATCGGTAAACGGAGATACCTTCACATTAGGGAAACCTTCAGTGAACGGAAATTGGCAATTAGTTTTCATTTACCGCGGCCGCCACTGTCCTATCTGCGTTGAATATCTTGCTAGGCTTGAAGAACTTAGAGAAAAGTTTATGGCAGCGAAAGCAGAGATCGTTGTTGTTTCTGCTGATCCTGAAATAAAGGCAAAAGATATGGTGGAACAGACTAAGATGAAGTTCCCCGTGGGCTATGATTTATCAATTGATCAAATGAAAGAATTAGGTGTCTACATATCAATGCCAAGATCTAATGATGAAACTGATCGCCCTTTTGCTGAACCCGGCATGTTTGCTGTAAATTCTGAGGGGAAGGTTCAACTAATCGATATTTCTAATACTCCTTTCAATCGTGCCGACCTATCCGAACTCCTAGATACTGTTGAATGGATTCAAGATAATGACTACCCCATACGTGGAACTTACGAGGCCTAAAAATTCAGCTATTATAAAGCCTCTGAAAATTGCATACCTGCTGATAGAAGCTACGACTGCAAATGCTTTTCTCTGAATCCATCGCAGAGTCAATGAGTTGAACTAGCTTGATTCACGTTCCACTGAGAAAATTGGCATTTCATAGTCATTCAAGTCAGTACAGTATCATCTGTATCACTTTGAGGAATCAACCCTAAGCCTTGCAAGATATCTATTGATAGACGTTGTGCTATTAATAGCTGCAGTCATTAATATTTTTCTATATTCCTTTTTTATGTTTCTTGGGACCAAGATTTTGCAGAGGCCTTTAACTCGCTATGGCATCATTCGCATTAAAAACTCCAGGTTACTGAGACCATCCCAAAATCAATATCATCACCTCCAGCATCTGTAATCACTCCACCTGCGAAGAAATGGCTGTATGTCAAGTCAAATGCCAGATAGCGGTTCAATTGGTACTTAATGTAAATGGATGGAACATGTGCCACAAAATTTCCACTTTGGTTTGCCGTCCCAGGAAGTGGCCTTAGACCTCTCGAATAGACTGCCTCCTCATCTTCAAGACGCCAAAATAAATTCCAATCAAGCTTAACACTAAGGCTCTTGAGTGGATGCAGTGTTACAGCTGGGTCCACATTAAAGAAATTCTGCGGCACTAATACGGATGCCTCTTCAAAATAGGGTAGCTTTGGAAAAAGAGGATTGAATGTGTTTAGTTCGTTATCGTTTGGGTCATCGTCACCACTAGCAATGTTCATACTTAGTTCGACACGTGGGGACCAAGGTAGCCTTTCAAATGTATAGCCATTGATAGTCGCAACAGTCCACGCACTTATGTCAGCATTTCCAAAATCGCCAAGCTGGTAAATAAACTCATAATTCCAATCCCAGGCTCCTTGCTTGCCAAATAACCTTGAGCCCAGTGAATGCCGGGTTTCATTGGCACTTCCTTGTGTATAAACCCTATTTCCCCGGTAGGTTCCAAGGTAGTAAAAGTCTGCTTTGGTTAGCCCATAGTCCCAAGTAGTATAAACTCCCCATAAACTTGAATCATAATCAGCGTCATCATCAAAGGCATATTTTTTGATCTCAGTCTCATACGTGGCAAGAAGCGTGATATCCCCTCCAAATATCTCACTATCCACACGTATTCCATCAAAATTCTGACGAACATTTGGTCCATTGCGTAAAGAAACTAGACGAGCCGAACCTAAAGAAATATGTTGCCGCCCCACACGCAGACGATAATTCGCCAGAGACAAATCGGCAAATGCTTGTGCTAAATCCATGTTGTTCTCATCAAAGGGACCCGATTGAATCTCATGGGTGAAATTCAAGTAGCTACCAAATTCAACAAAGGTGCGAAAATGTTCATTGATATATAAATCTCCATGTAAAAGGATTCTTTGTAAAAAAATGTTTCCGTCATCCTCAATTGGTAAAAGACCAAACCGATCATTTCCGAATACATTTAACCGCTCGCGAACTGAACCGCCCAAGGAAAGATAAGCATCTCCTTGTAAAGGCAAAAATTTAATTTGTTCATAGCTATTGAGAGTTTCTTTTTCTGAAAGATAAGAATAATCCTCAAGCCACCGAAATGGGGATATCGTTGGTGGTTCAGCGTGAATATTAAGTGTTAAAATTCCGCTCAACCAAAAGCCAATTAAAAAAACTTTTTCATCATTCATTAAACACTCCCATCTCGCTCACTCATAGTTCTTATAAATAACGCGAGACTAAATAATAGTTAAGCATCATTCCTTTACTATAAAATCATAATTCTCGCTTCGTAGCCTGATTCATTCCTTTTGATTCAAACCGAATAATTATACCATTCAGATTAAAGCTAATGCGGTTCAATTTCGCCATATGGTAAGATAATTAGGATCGCTTTCTATTAGTCGTAAAAGTAACTTTTTAACCATGAGGTGTTTTGTTCTTTTTATTCTGGGCTGTTCTGTTTTTAATATGGTTAGTCAAATTTCAGCACAAGTAGAAGAAACAGCTACTTGGGGCGGAAGAGGTCTAACTACCAATTGGGAAGATGCTGCCAACTGGACAACAGCAGCCTTCCCCGACAATGATTCAACCATAGAGTACCGTGTGACCATTGATGGTGCCAGCAATCAAGGACAACAATCAGTCGTTACCCTGACTGGGTCCAGTGGTAATATAGAAATCAACACACTACAACTCTTTAGCAATGTCGCAATCGATCCTGACACGCTTATTATCGATGACAATGTGAATCTTACCATTGAGCAAGATAATGCCGTCGGCACCACTTCCTTCATTAATAACGGAGGACTTATCCGAGTTGTATCAGCGGGTGCATTCTCGCAGCTTATTGTCAGGGGAGGAACGGTTGATCTAACTGGCAATGGAACTATCCGATTAGAAGACGGAACACGAGCAAGAATCAACGGAAACGGCACCTCACCTATTCTCAATAATGTTAGCAATACCATCGAGGGCTATGGGCTATTAGGTAATAACCAATTAGGTCTCATAAATGGAGGTGTTATAAGTGCCAACATCAATGGGGAAACCCTTCAAGTCAATGCTTCCCCGAATGCCATGACCAATTCAAATATCATGAGAGCTTCCAGTGGCGGAATTCTTCTTATTAATGGAACTGACATTACTAATTTAGGCAGTGGTGGTCTCCAGGTATTTGATAACAGCTTAGTCAATTTGGACAGTTCTACTTTGATCGATGGGACTCTCATTAGCACAGGGACTGGTAGATTTCAAATCGTGGATAGCTCTACCATCGATGGGAGTACTTCAGGAGATGTTCTGATTGAAGCACCCATCGATGTATTAAATGTACAAAACTTAACCCTTGTCGGAGACATTGATAACTCGAATACCATCCATGTGAATGGCACCGGTTCTTTAAACCAAATAGTCATAGAAGGAACAGTCACGCTGAAGAGCAATGGAAACATCGTTCTATCGGATGATCCCAACAATCGAATAAACAGTGGGGGCTCCACTCCCGTTCTTAATAACCTGAACAACACTATTTCTGGCGCTGGTATTATCTCTAATAACAACATGGGAGTCATCAATGGTTCCTCTGCTCTTATTTTAGTCGATGGCACCAACAGCCTACGCCTCAATCCAAACAGTTCCGACCTTAAGAATGCCGGAATCATTCGAGCAATTGGTTCTGGTGGGATTCTTTTTCAGGGCGGTGATTACTTCAATTTTATTAGCGGCGATGAAGGACTTATTGAGATCATTGGAAGTTCTCTGCAGCTAGACGGGGGGGCTGATGTGAGCGGAGGCGAGATGCAAATAGAAAATGCTTCCACACTTATACTAAATGGGGGCGATTATATCGATGGCAACCTGGATGTCGATTCCAGCAGCTCGATTTCTGTCATCTCCTCCGGTTGTGTGTTAGGGGGAAATGTCACCCTTGATGGAGATACCACAATCAACGCAAACGCGCAACTCACCTTGTTAAGCGATGGCAATTATACTAACACTGCCACCATTAGCTTAAATGCAACAGACACTCTGTTGAGCCAATTCATTTGTGATGACGGCCCTGTATCACTATCTGGTGGCGGAGTTGTTACTTTAAGTGATTCGACGAGAAACCGTATTACCGGCAGTGGATCATCTCCATCCTTTACCAATATGGATCACCTCATAGAGGGTGCAGGGGAATATGGACTCAATCAACTTACTCTAGAAAATCAGGGTACCATCCGCGCCATCTACACCACACCACTCATTATCAACCCTGATACTGGTGGCATGACCAATACCGGGACGATGGAATCAATGGGATCAGGAGCGATTCTTCGATTATCTGCCACTGACTACTTCAATGACGGAGGCATCATTCAGGCACAAACCGGAAGCAGTGTCGAGTTTGACCAAGCTGACATCGTCAGCGGAACTTTACAGACATTTGGAACCGGTAAACTCATAGTTCCATCAGGAACCTTTGAATGGGATGGAGGTCCGGGAGCTACTCTGGCTGGAAATCTTGTAGTCGAGAATGCTGCTGTCTTAAATCTAAACGGCTCTTTCAATATCGGGTCGAGTCTAATTGAAGTAAAATCCAGCGGAGGTAGTACCACGATAAGTATCGATGGAACCAGTACCTTGACCGGAAATGGTACGATACAATTCTCTGATTTTATTAACAATCGAATCAACAGTGGTTCTGGAGCAGTTCGATTTATCAATGATGGCAATACCATTCAAGGCTCCTTGGAAATAGGATTGAACAACATGGGATTCACCAATAACGCACTCGTCAATGCTACCGGAACTGAAGGAATCATCATAGACACCAACGGCAATGGTCTTGTCAATTCAGGCACTTTTCGATCCTCCAACCCTTCCGGGCTCTTGCGTATCAGAACACCTGTAACTTTTGATAATACGGGAGGAATCATTGAGGCGCTAGATGGTTGTACGGTTGAGTTGCAGGCAGCCGATATCTCAGCAGGCACTTTGCAAACCACGGGTACGGGACAGATTGTTGTCACCGACAGTTTGACCATCACCAATACTGGCTCCACCACTTTGAATGGTAACTTTTCTGTTAATAACAATGAAGCCTTAACTCTTTTCGGTGATTTCACTGTTGGTTCCAGCAACTTCAAGCTTAACGGAAATTCCAATGCCACCTTCTTAATCATACCAGGAGATCATACGATAACCGGAACCGGAATCATTGACATGGGTGATAATGGCTCCGGCCGCATCAATGAGCCCGTTACAGGCGCTGTAGGTGGAGAAGTCCTAACCATTAATGATATGACTATCATTGGATCAGGATTGCTGGGGAACGACAACATCGACTTTATTAACAATGGAACAGTTCGAGCGACAAGTGAAACCAGCACTCTTGAAATTAATGTACCAGGTACCGACTGGTGGGATAACCCGGCTCTAGGAACTCTTATTGCCGAAGGAGCGGCCGGGATGCACATCAGACAGAAGTTTCGTAACACTGGCACCGTGCAAATTAATTCTGGAAGTCAGTTTGTCGTAGATGGAGAATACGGGCAACTCGGCAATGGCACCACTGTTGTCAATGGAACACTAACTCCCTCTGGGGATATGAACATCGCATCACCGTCAACTCTTTCAGGGTCTGGTATACTAAACTCAGATGTCAATTTGCAAGGCACACTTTCTCCAGGAAACTCCATTGGTAGTATCACCATTGCAACGGGCAACCAGCTTTTCCTAGATTCCGGATCCGAGTTATTTATCGAAATTGCCTCTAAATCAGATTTTGATAGCTTGGAAACGGTGGCGTCTTCAATCCTAGCAGGAGGGGCAACTGTAACGGTTGATTTCGTAAATGGTTATGCCCCAGAAAATGGGGATACCTTCACCATTTACAGTGGCGCTCTGCCTCAGCAGTGGGAGGTCTTGATGGCTTCAGTTCCTCCACTGCTCCCGTTGGCTTTACTGCAGTCACAACTATAAATGATTCCGGTCAAATTATTATTGGCATCGGAACAACCAATACCAATACCTACGAGAATTTTCAGCAACTCTATTACACCGCTCAAGAAATTCTCGATGGCGATGCCGATCCAGATACTGATATCAATGGCGACGGCATCCATAACAAAACTGCTTTTGCCCTAGGACTTAATCCTCTTGTGTTCCATACAGATATTTTTACGCCGCTATTTATAGAGATCGATGGGGACTTTTATTTTGCAGTTGATTATACTCGTCCAATAGGGCCAGATAAACCGCTTGGAGTAGTCTACAACCACGTTCGCAGTTTGGATTTAGTTAGCTATGATCAACCTATAATCGTTGAAAGTGTCATCGACAATTTGAACAATACTGAAACAGTCACCTTTCGCTCGGCCGAGCCGCTGCTTGATAGAGCCTTCATGATGCTGGCAGTAGAACTGCAATAGAAGCTAAGCTCGAAGAATCCAGAGAAAAGCTTCTTTTAGCAAAAGCTGAGATCCTAGTGGCTTCTGCCAATCCCTACACAAGAGCGAAAAATGTCGCAGAGCAACTCAAAGTAAAATTCCCTAGGGCTATACTATCGCAATGAATCCTATGAAGGGACTTGGTGTTTACACCTCAGTGCCTCGTTACGTAGACACCCCTACTCAAAAATCCTGAACGGTTGGTCGGAGAATAATTTCATTAACATCCACATCTGCTGGCTGCTCTATTGCATAGGCAATCGCACGAGCAACTGAATCCGCTGGAATGGCATTATTCTCATAAAAATCATTTAGGAATTGCGCACTTTCGTCATGAGACGATCCATGCTTAAGTTCGGAATCAACGGCACCTGGCTCAATACATGTCGTTCGTATTTTACCACCAACTTCGTGGCGCAATCCCTCACTTATAGCTCTAACAGCGAACTTGGTGCCACTATATATAGTTCCACCGGGGCTAAATACTTTGACGCCTGCAACAGAAGAGATATTAATGAATTGTCCACTTCCCTGTTTTTCAAAGGCTGGTAAGGCAGCCGCAATACCATACAAAACACCCTTGATGTTGATATCAATCATTCGGTCCCATTCGTCGACATGCAGTGCTGATATTGGAGAAATAGCCATCAGTCCAGCGTTATTAACCATCACATCTACACGATCGAAAACATCGATAGCTTTGTTTACAAGCGCCGCAACATCACTATTCGAGGTTACATCCGTCACAAAATAATCTGCGTTGCCTCCAGCCTCTTTTATATCTTTAACAATTGATTGCAATTTATCCTCTCGACGTGCCCCAAGAATGACCTTGGCACCCAATCTTGCTAAATGGCGTGCAGTAGATTCACCTAGGCCGCTGCTACCGCCAGTGATGACCACAACTTTATTTTCAATATTCTTGCTCATGTTCTACTTCCCTTACAATGTGTAATTTGATATTTCTTCTGGTAAAGTGTCGTTAAATAATATTCCGATTTGTTGACATATTCAGCATAACAGGATCTGAAGGCCGGATAATTCCACTCCCAATAGAGTCTAACGCATAAATGACTCATTACCAAAATAACATTTTATCCTAAATCACTTTTCTAGGCATTAGAGATACAGATTCTACAGTGCTTTTGAGAATTCGGTGACTGCCGATTTAAGCTGGGAGAGAAGTTCAGCATCGGTGACTCCCTCCTCCCTAGAAAAGTTTTCATGAAACGAAGGTAAAGAAAATGTGGTAACTACCTTAGCTCCTAAGTGTGGAAAAGTTGCTTCTGCTGCTGATAACACGGTGCTGGCACCTCTCTGACCAGGAGAAGTGCTAAGCAGAAGCATAGCTTTTTCAGACCATAGCTTTTGCTTGTGACGGGAAGCCCAATCCAGA is a genomic window containing:
- a CDS encoding peroxiredoxin-like family protein; amino-acid sequence: MNKKFKSGGILPAYTFKSVNGDTFTLGKPSVNGNWQLVFIYRGRHCPICVEYLARLEELREKFMAAKAEIVVVSADPEIKAKDMVEQTKMKFPVGYDLSIDQMKELGVYISMPRSNDETDRPFAEPGMFAVNSEGKVQLIDISNTPFNRADLSELLDTVEWIQDNDYPIRGTYEA
- a CDS encoding alginate export family protein is translated as MNDEKVFLIGFWLSGILTLNIHAEPPTISPFRWLEDYSYLSEKETLNSYEQIKFLPLQGDAYLSLGGSVRERLNVFGNDRFGLLPIEDDGNIFLQRILLHGDLYINEHFRTFVEFGSYLNFTHEIQSGPFDENNMDLAQAFADLSLANYRLRVGRQHISLGSARLVSLRNGPNVRQNFDGIRVDSEIFGGDITLLATYETEIKKYAFDDDADYDSSLWGVYTTWDYGLTKADFYYLGTYRGNRVYTQGSANETRHSLGSRLFGKQGAWDWNYEFIYQLGDFGNADISAWTVATINGYTFERLPWSPRVELSMNIASGDDDPNDNELNTFNPLFPKLPYFEEASVLVPQNFFNVDPAVTLHPLKSLSVKLDWNLFWRLEDEEAVYSRGLRPLPGTANQSGNFVAHVPSIYIKYQLNRYLAFDLTYSHFFAGGVITDAGGDDIDFGMVSVTWSF
- a CDS encoding SDR family oxidoreductase translates to MSKNIENKVVVITGGSSGLGESTARHLARLGAKVILGARREDKLQSIVKDIKEAGGNADYFVTDVTSNSDVAALVNKAIDVFDRVDVMVNNAGLMAISPISALHVDEWDRMIDINIKGVLYGIAAALPAFEKQGSGQFINISSVAGVKVFSPGGTIYSGTKFAVRAISEGLRHEVGGKIRTTCIEPGAVDSELKHGSSHDESAQFLNDFYENNAIPADSVARAIAYAIEQPADVDVNEIILRPTVQDF